Proteins encoded by one window of Martelella endophytica:
- a CDS encoding MFS transporter gives MSSSSISAEASLPAGITFLLASACGLIVANLYYAQPLIGPIGQSLGFSPAASGLIVTLTQAGYGLGLLLLVPLGDLHENRRLVLTLMGIATLGLLGAALSPHALPFLAASLMIGLGSVAVQVLVPYAAHLAPEEGRGRAVGNVMSGLMLGIMLARPAASFIAEFAPWQTVFWISAAAMLALALVLRRLLPQRAPQSNVHYGELLMSMVKLARTTRVLQRRAIYHAFLFAAFSLFWTVTPLLLGGPAFGLSQGGIALFALAGVAGAIASPIAGRIADRGWTKPATAFAMLAVAIAFLITHIVPLGSATSLGLLVAAAILLDFGVAANLTLGQRAIFALGAEYRSRLNGLYMATFFAGGAIGSAIGGVAYAQGGWALASWLGFALPILALLAFSTERKEG, from the coding sequence ATGTCCTCCTCCTCCATTTCCGCCGAAGCGTCGCTTCCGGCCGGCATCACCTTTCTGCTGGCATCGGCCTGCGGATTGATCGTCGCCAATCTTTATTACGCCCAGCCGCTGATCGGCCCCATCGGCCAGTCGCTGGGGTTTTCGCCGGCCGCCTCCGGCCTCATCGTCACGCTGACCCAGGCCGGTTACGGCCTCGGCCTGCTGCTGCTGGTGCCGCTCGGCGATCTTCATGAGAACCGCCGCCTGGTGCTGACCCTGATGGGGATCGCGACTCTCGGGCTCCTCGGCGCGGCGCTTTCGCCGCATGCGCTGCCCTTTCTTGCGGCCTCGCTGATGATCGGCCTCGGCTCGGTCGCCGTGCAGGTGTTGGTGCCCTATGCGGCCCATCTTGCGCCTGAGGAAGGCCGCGGCCGCGCGGTTGGTAACGTGATGAGTGGCCTGATGCTCGGCATCATGCTGGCCCGCCCCGCGGCGAGTTTCATCGCCGAGTTCGCGCCCTGGCAGACGGTTTTCTGGATATCGGCGGCGGCGATGCTGGCGCTGGCGCTCGTACTGCGCCGGTTATTGCCGCAGCGCGCGCCGCAGTCGAATGTCCATTATGGAGAACTGCTGATGTCGATGGTCAAGCTTGCCCGCACGACGCGGGTGCTGCAGCGCCGCGCCATCTACCATGCCTTCCTCTTCGCCGCCTTCTCGCTGTTCTGGACCGTGACGCCGCTGCTGCTCGGCGGCCCGGCCTTCGGCCTCTCGCAGGGCGGGATCGCGCTGTTTGCGCTCGCCGGCGTTGCCGGCGCAATCGCCTCGCCGATTGCCGGTCGCATCGCCGACCGCGGCTGGACGAAGCCGGCCACGGCTTTCGCCATGCTGGCAGTCGCCATCGCCTTCCTGATCACCCATATCGTGCCGCTGGGCTCTGCGACGTCGCTGGGCCTTCTGGTCGCGGCGGCGATCCTGCTCGACTTCGGCGTTGCCGCCAACCTGACGCTCGGCCAGCGGGCGATCTTCGCGCTTGGCGCCGAGTATCGCAGCCGCCTGAACGGGCTCTATATGGCAACCTTCTTCGCCGGCGGCGCCATCGGTTCCGCGATCGGCGGCGTTGCCTATGCCCAGGGCGGCTGGGCGCTCGCCTCCTGGCTCGGTTTCGCACTGCCGATTCTTGCCCTGCTTGCTTTCTCGACAGAACGGAAAGAAGGCTAG
- a CDS encoding TetR/AcrR family transcriptional regulator, translating to MDTIAPVRGPGRPRRFDADVALDRAVRVFSERGYHATSINDLAEAMELAQGSIYKAFGDKRGVYIAALERYHTVRTQLLEEAAASGRTGRQKLRNALMFFADSSFGEEGRRGCLVVGSASELAAFDDEAAAKVAAALVRKEKLMAGYLEEGIADGSVDPGTDAAAAARFMLCVVNGMRVTGKTGRSREEMADVVELAMRAL from the coding sequence ATGGATACGATAGCACCCGTCCGCGGCCCCGGCCGTCCCCGCCGTTTCGATGCCGACGTCGCGCTCGACAGAGCCGTCCGCGTGTTCAGCGAACGCGGCTACCACGCAACCTCGATCAATGATCTGGCCGAGGCCATGGAGCTTGCGCAGGGTAGCATCTACAAGGCCTTCGGGGACAAGCGTGGCGTTTATATCGCTGCGCTTGAGCGCTACCACACCGTCCGCACGCAGTTGCTGGAGGAGGCTGCCGCCTCGGGGCGTACGGGTCGTCAGAAGCTGCGTAATGCCTTGATGTTCTTTGCCGATAGCTCTTTTGGGGAGGAGGGGCGCCGTGGTTGCCTTGTGGTTGGCTCGGCCTCCGAACTTGCGGCTTTCGACGATGAGGCGGCGGCGAAAGTGGCGGCGGCGTTGGTGCGGAAGGAGAAGCTGATGGCCGGATATCTGGAGGAGGGTATTGCGGATGGCTCGGTCGATCCGGGTACTGATGCTGCCGCAGCCGCGCGTTTCATGCTCTGCGTGGTGAACGGCATGCGCGTCACAGGCAAGACCGGGCGCAGCAGGGAGGAGATGGCGGACGTGGTGGAGCTTGCCATGCGCGCCCTCTGA
- a CDS encoding LacI family DNA-binding transcriptional regulator codes for MVTIREIAKAVGVSAGTVSRVLNYDPTLSITEVKRKAIIETAEALNYATPRSRHRTRNGGIRLQDRRLTLPHLATVHFLEADEELIDPYYIGVRLGIERRCRAYEAELAKVFHSQLFDEAAMLQGMAGVIAIGKHRDHEVEFLAQNSQCLVFADFVPQDERFDCVYSDLGRATVSILDGLQAAGYRRIAFIGAQDRINSPGELYGEARCRAFVNWQKARGQFDPDMIALSDDCNNGQNLRLEVGFEQARLLLSRDKRPDVILTANDNIAIGTGRAIQEAGLSVPGDIAIASFNDIPVAQFLNPPLSTMNIPGEAIGEAAVDLLVEQINGREYAKRVRIPTEMIWRDSCRRPG; via the coding sequence ATGGTCACCATTCGCGAAATCGCCAAGGCTGTCGGGGTCTCCGCCGGCACGGTCTCCCGCGTGTTGAATTACGACCCGACGCTTTCGATTACCGAGGTCAAGCGCAAGGCAATCATCGAGACGGCCGAAGCGCTGAATTATGCGACACCACGCAGCCGACACCGCACCAGGAATGGCGGCATCCGACTGCAGGACCGGCGCCTCACGCTACCGCATCTGGCGACGGTGCATTTCCTGGAAGCCGACGAGGAACTGATCGACCCCTATTACATCGGCGTCCGCCTCGGCATCGAGCGTCGCTGTCGCGCCTATGAGGCCGAGCTTGCCAAGGTCTTCCATTCCCAGCTCTTCGATGAGGCAGCGATGCTGCAGGGCATGGCCGGCGTTATCGCCATCGGCAAGCACCGCGACCATGAGGTGGAGTTTCTGGCGCAAAACAGCCAATGTCTCGTCTTCGCCGATTTCGTGCCGCAGGACGAGCGCTTCGACTGCGTTTACAGCGATCTTGGCCGCGCCACGGTCTCGATCCTCGACGGCCTGCAGGCCGCCGGCTACCGGCGCATCGCCTTCATCGGCGCGCAGGACCGCATCAACAGTCCGGGCGAGCTTTATGGCGAGGCGCGCTGCCGGGCATTCGTCAACTGGCAGAAGGCGCGCGGCCAGTTCGACCCCGACATGATCGCGCTCAGCGACGATTGCAACAATGGCCAGAACCTGCGCCTCGAGGTGGGCTTCGAGCAGGCGAGGCTGCTGCTGTCGCGCGACAAGCGCCCGGATGTCATCCTCACGGCAAACGACAACATCGCCATCGGCACAGGCCGCGCCATCCAGGAGGCGGGTCTTTCCGTGCCCGGCGACATCGCCATCGCCTCGTTCAACGACATTCCCGTCGCCCAGTTCCTGAACCCGCCGCTGTCAACGATGAACATCCCGGGAGAGGCGATCGGCGAGGCTGCGGTCGACCTTCTGGTCGAGCAGATCAACGGCCGTGAATATGCCAAGCGGGTGCGGATCCCCACAGAAATGATCTGGCGCGACAGCTGCCGCCGCCCGGGCTGA
- a CDS encoding ABC transporter substrate-binding protein, producing the protein MDNVLKRVSGVALAGACVMSASAAFAGEITIWCWDPNFNVAIMKEAGEIYTQSHPDTTFNVVDFAKLDVEQKLQTALASGTTSALPDIVLIEDYGAQKYLQSFPGAFAPMDDVVDYSGFAPYKVSLMTLDGKVYGMPFDSGVTGLYYRTDYLEEAGFKPEDMEGITWDRFIEIGKQVEEKTGHKMTSIDLNDGGMTRIMMQSAGQWYFDENGDLNVTDNAALKAALETQAKMANAGILYPATGWSNYVNAFTSGNTASVITGVWITGTIKAQEDQAGKWRVAPIPSLDGVEGATHASNLGGSSWYVLSSSDVKDEAIDFLNEIFGKDVDFYQKILTERGAVGSLLAAREGEAYKEADPFFGGQEVWQMFSTWLNEIPPVDYGIFTNELDTAVTSNLQSLVQGKPIEDVLKAIEDQAKFQIQ; encoded by the coding sequence ATGGATAACGTGCTGAAGCGCGTCTCGGGCGTAGCCCTTGCAGGCGCCTGCGTCATGAGTGCATCGGCGGCCTTTGCCGGCGAAATCACCATCTGGTGCTGGGACCCGAACTTCAACGTCGCGATCATGAAGGAAGCGGGCGAGATCTACACGCAGTCTCATCCCGATACGACGTTCAACGTCGTCGACTTCGCCAAGCTCGACGTCGAGCAGAAGCTGCAGACGGCGCTTGCCTCCGGCACCACCAGCGCCCTGCCGGACATCGTCCTGATCGAGGATTACGGCGCGCAGAAATATCTCCAGTCCTTCCCCGGCGCCTTTGCGCCGATGGATGACGTCGTCGATTACTCGGGGTTTGCTCCCTACAAGGTGTCGCTGATGACCCTGGACGGCAAGGTCTACGGCATGCCCTTCGATTCCGGCGTCACCGGGCTCTACTACCGCACAGACTATCTGGAAGAAGCCGGCTTCAAGCCGGAGGACATGGAAGGCATCACCTGGGACCGGTTCATCGAGATCGGCAAGCAGGTCGAGGAAAAGACCGGTCACAAGATGACCTCGATCGACCTCAATGACGGCGGCATGACCCGCATCATGATGCAGTCGGCCGGCCAGTGGTATTTCGACGAGAACGGCGACCTGAACGTCACCGATAACGCAGCCCTGAAGGCCGCGCTCGAAACCCAGGCGAAGATGGCCAATGCGGGCATCCTCTATCCCGCGACCGGCTGGTCCAACTACGTGAACGCCTTCACCTCCGGCAACACCGCATCCGTAATCACCGGCGTCTGGATCACCGGCACCATCAAGGCGCAGGAAGATCAGGCCGGCAAATGGCGCGTCGCGCCCATTCCGTCGCTCGACGGCGTCGAAGGCGCCACCCACGCCTCCAATCTTGGCGGTTCGAGCTGGTATGTGCTGTCATCCTCCGACGTGAAGGACGAGGCGATCGATTTCCTCAATGAAATCTTCGGCAAGGACGTCGATTTCTATCAGAAAATCCTGACCGAGCGTGGCGCCGTCGGCTCCCTGCTTGCCGCCCGCGAGGGTGAAGCCTACAAGGAGGCCGATCCCTTCTTCGGCGGCCAGGAAGTCTGGCAGATGTTCTCGACCTGGCTGAACGAGATCCCGCCGGTCGACTACGGCATCTTCACCAACGAGCTTGATACGGCGGTCACCTCGAACCTGCAGTCTCTGGTTCAGGGCAAGCCGATCGAAGACGTGCTGAAGGCCATCGAAGACCAGGCCAAATTCCAGATCCAGTGA
- a CDS encoding carbohydrate ABC transporter permease: MAKARPGNLKRFYDVNGWLFVAPALLLIATFMFYPIIRSLVLSTFSGRGMMMKFVGFGNVVRLWNDPVFWQALTNTMTFLVIQVPVMIMLALILANALNNPRLRFSGLFRTAIFLPCVSSLVAYAILFKSMFATNGIINSTLAGIGIIDTPIEWFTDPFWAKTLVILAITWRWTGYNMIFYLAALQNIDKSIYEAARIDGVPAYRRFLHITIPMLKPVILFTTITSTIGTLQLFDEVYNLTEGTGGPANATLTLSLYIYNLTFRFMPNFGYAATVSYVIVLIVAVLSFLQFYAARERS; this comes from the coding sequence ATGGCAAAGGCAAGACCCGGCAATCTGAAGCGGTTCTACGACGTCAACGGCTGGCTGTTCGTCGCCCCGGCGCTTCTCCTGATCGCCACCTTCATGTTCTACCCGATCATCAGATCGCTCGTGCTGTCGACCTTCTCGGGTCGCGGCATGATGATGAAGTTCGTCGGCTTCGGAAACGTCGTCAGGCTCTGGAACGACCCGGTGTTCTGGCAGGCGCTCACCAACACGATGACCTTCCTCGTCATCCAGGTACCGGTGATGATCATGCTGGCACTGATCCTCGCCAATGCGCTCAACAATCCGCGGCTGAGGTTTTCGGGCCTGTTCCGCACCGCGATCTTCCTGCCCTGCGTTTCGTCGCTGGTCGCCTATGCGATCCTGTTCAAGAGTATGTTCGCCACCAACGGCATCATCAACTCGACGCTTGCCGGCATCGGCATCATCGATACGCCGATCGAGTGGTTCACCGATCCCTTCTGGGCAAAGACGCTGGTCATCCTCGCCATCACATGGCGCTGGACCGGCTACAACATGATATTCTATCTCGCCGCTCTCCAGAACATCGACAAGTCGATCTATGAAGCCGCCCGCATCGATGGCGTGCCGGCTTACCGCCGTTTCCTGCACATCACCATTCCGATGCTGAAACCGGTGATCCTGTTCACCACGATCACCTCCACCATCGGCACACTGCAGCTCTTCGACGAGGTCTATAACCTGACCGAGGGCACGGGCGGCCCGGCGAATGCGACGCTGACCCTGTCGCTCTACATCTACAACCTGACCTTCCGCTTCATGCCGAACTTCGGCTACGCGGCGACCGTCTCCTACGTCATCGTCCTGATCGTGGCGGTGCTCTCCTTCCTGCAGTTCTACGCCGCGAGGGAACGTTCATGA
- a CDS encoding carbohydrate ABC transporter permease, whose product MTRYIRLATGSLQYILLGLAAFISVFPFIWMVISATNTTADIIIGKVSFGHALLTNIQTFMTQVDVPLIMWNSIKIAGVGTVLTLAVTSLAGYGFEIFRSKLRDKVYAVVLLTLMVPFAAIMIPLFMMMAKAGLIDTHIAIILPTIAWAFVIFYFRQATKAFPSELRDAAKVDGLKEWQIFLYIYFPVMRSTYAAAFVIVFMLYWNNYLWPLIVLQSNETKTITLVVSSLASAYYPDYGTVMIGTILATLPTLFIFFAMQRQFVEGMLGSVK is encoded by the coding sequence ATGACCCGCTACATCCGCCTCGCCACCGGTTCGCTGCAATACATCCTGCTCGGCCTTGCCGCCTTCATCTCGGTGTTTCCGTTCATCTGGATGGTGATCAGCGCCACCAACACGACGGCCGACATCATCATCGGCAAGGTCTCGTTCGGCCATGCGCTGCTGACCAATATCCAGACCTTCATGACCCAGGTCGACGTGCCGCTGATCATGTGGAACTCGATCAAGATCGCCGGCGTCGGCACGGTTCTGACGCTCGCCGTCACCTCGCTTGCGGGCTACGGCTTCGAGATATTCCGCTCGAAACTGCGCGACAAGGTCTATGCCGTCGTGCTGCTGACCCTGATGGTGCCGTTTGCGGCGATCATGATCCCGCTGTTCATGATGATGGCCAAGGCCGGGCTGATCGACACCCACATCGCCATCATCCTGCCGACCATCGCCTGGGCCTTCGTGATCTTCTATTTCCGCCAGGCGACCAAGGCGTTTCCATCGGAACTGCGCGATGCCGCCAAGGTCGACGGGCTGAAGGAATGGCAGATCTTCCTCTACATCTACTTCCCGGTGATGCGTTCCACCTATGCGGCCGCCTTCGTCATCGTCTTCATGCTCTACTGGAACAACTACCTCTGGCCGCTGATCGTGCTGCAGTCGAACGAGACCAAGACGATCACGCTCGTCGTCTCCTCGCTCGCCTCGGCCTATTACCCGGATTACGGCACGGTGATGATCGGCACGATCCTGGCCACGCTCCCGACCCTCTTCATCTTCTTCGCCATGCAGCGCCAGTTCGTCGAAGGCATGCTTGGCTCGGTCAAATAG
- a CDS encoding glycoside hydrolase family 2 protein, whose product MRETENFNADWVFSEGFDTAATTTLRDGEKVRLPHTAVELPFNYFDETLYQRAFTYQKVFAYDPAFDGQRVSLVFDAAMADSVVWLNGIELITHKDGYTPFEVEIGPHLKDGDNLLTVKIDGSENPEIPPFGNVIDYLTFAGIYRDVWLKVTTPVAIENVKIETPDALAPQKSVHAVVHLIGEPTEGTLRATLFDAAGHSIAHAESAVSGSQASLDMSGLENIRLWDIDDPALYTLTVTLETEAGTDAFHSRFGFRTVSFAIDGFRLNGRPLKLRGLNRHQSWPHLGYAMGRRGQEKDADILKFDLACNVARTSHYPQSKYFLDRCDEIGLLVFEEIPGWQHIGGDGWKQESIANVRRMITRDWNHPSIIIWGVRINESPDDHDFYAETNRLARELDTTRQTGGVRCIEDSEMLEDVYTMNDFILGDEEMPGRNRGRMFTRDQKQVTRLSKTVPYMITEYCGHMYPTKRFDQEQRQHEHVTRHLQMMNAIAGDPTIAGGTGWCMFDYNTHQDFGSGDRICYHGVMDMYREPKLAAFAYASQGEPENGVVLQPVTFWARGERNIGGVLPLIVLTNCDYVEIRVGNSQPKRVEPDRATYPHLPHPPAILDRHDVSPEEFGEWGVRWFDGEIIGYVGGKAVKTMKLAANPLPTTLQVAPDATDLKAGEKDCVRVILRALDQCGNILSFFDDPVALSLEGPGRIVGPELASFKGGTAGLYIEAGDEPGTLTLSVRCRPFDDQTVTFTIS is encoded by the coding sequence ATGCGCGAAACAGAAAACTTCAACGCCGACTGGGTCTTCTCCGAAGGCTTCGACACCGCCGCGACGACGACGCTTCGGGATGGCGAAAAGGTGCGCCTGCCGCACACGGCGGTGGAACTGCCCTTCAACTATTTCGACGAGACGCTCTACCAGCGCGCCTTCACCTATCAGAAGGTCTTTGCCTACGATCCCGCGTTTGACGGCCAGCGGGTCTCGCTGGTGTTCGACGCGGCGATGGCCGACAGCGTCGTCTGGCTGAACGGCATCGAGCTTATCACCCACAAGGACGGCTACACGCCTTTCGAGGTCGAGATCGGACCGCATCTGAAGGATGGCGACAACCTGCTGACGGTGAAGATCGACGGCTCGGAAAATCCGGAGATCCCGCCCTTCGGCAATGTTATCGACTACCTGACCTTCGCCGGTATCTACCGCGATGTCTGGCTGAAGGTGACGACGCCGGTCGCCATCGAAAACGTCAAGATCGAGACCCCCGATGCGCTGGCGCCGCAGAAGAGCGTCCACGCGGTCGTCCATCTCATCGGCGAACCGACCGAAGGCACGCTCCGGGCGACGCTTTTCGACGCGGCCGGTCATAGTATCGCACACGCCGAGTCCGCCGTTTCCGGAAGCCAGGCGAGCCTCGACATGTCGGGGCTCGAGAACATCCGGCTCTGGGACATCGACGATCCGGCGCTCTACACGCTGACGGTGACGCTCGAAACAGAGGCCGGCACCGACGCCTTTCACAGCCGCTTCGGCTTCCGCACCGTTTCATTCGCGATCGATGGCTTCCGCCTGAATGGCCGGCCGCTGAAGCTGCGCGGCCTCAACCGCCACCAGAGCTGGCCGCATCTCGGCTATGCCATGGGCCGGCGTGGGCAGGAGAAGGATGCGGACATCCTGAAATTTGACCTCGCCTGCAATGTGGCGAGGACGTCCCACTATCCGCAGTCGAAATATTTCCTCGACCGCTGCGACGAGATCGGCCTTCTGGTCTTCGAGGAAATCCCCGGCTGGCAGCATATCGGCGGCGATGGCTGGAAGCAGGAATCGATTGCAAACGTCCGCCGCATGATCACCCGCGACTGGAACCATCCCTCGATCATCATCTGGGGCGTTCGTATCAATGAATCGCCCGATGACCACGATTTCTACGCCGAGACCAACCGGCTCGCCCGCGAACTCGACACCACCCGCCAGACCGGCGGCGTGCGCTGCATCGAGGACAGCGAGATGCTGGAAGACGTTTACACCATGAACGACTTCATCCTTGGCGACGAGGAAATGCCGGGCCGCAACCGCGGCCGGATGTTTACCCGCGACCAGAAGCAGGTGACACGGCTTTCGAAGACCGTGCCCTACATGATCACCGAATATTGCGGCCACATGTACCCGACCAAGCGCTTCGATCAGGAACAACGCCAGCACGAGCACGTCACCCGCCACCTGCAGATGATGAACGCGATTGCCGGCGACCCGACGATTGCCGGCGGCACCGGCTGGTGCATGTTCGACTACAACACCCACCAGGACTTCGGCTCGGGCGATCGCATCTGCTATCACGGCGTCATGGACATGTACCGCGAGCCGAAGCTTGCGGCCTTCGCCTATGCCTCGCAGGGCGAGCCGGAGAACGGCGTGGTGCTGCAGCCGGTCACCTTCTGGGCCCGCGGCGAGCGCAATATCGGCGGTGTACTGCCGCTGATCGTGCTGACCAATTGCGACTATGTCGAAATCCGTGTCGGCAACAGTCAGCCGAAGCGGGTCGAGCCGGACCGGGCGACCTATCCGCACCTGCCGCACCCACCGGCGATCCTCGACAGGCATGACGTTTCCCCGGAGGAATTCGGCGAATGGGGGGTACGCTGGTTCGATGGCGAAATCATCGGCTATGTCGGCGGCAAGGCGGTGAAGACGATGAAGCTCGCCGCCAATCCCCTGCCGACAACGCTTCAGGTCGCGCCCGACGCCACCGACCTCAAGGCTGGCGAAAAGGATTGCGTACGCGTCATCCTGCGCGCCCTCGACCAGTGCGGCAATATCCTGTCCTTCTTCGACGATCCGGTGGCCCTCTCGCTCGAGGGCCCCGGCCGCATCGTCGGGCCGGAGCTTGCAAGCTTCAAGGGCGGCACGGCCGGTCTTTATATCGAGGCTGGCGATGAGCCCGGCACGCTGACGCTTTCCGTCCGCTGCCGCCCGTTCGACGACCAGACCGTCACATTCACGATCTCCTGA
- a CDS encoding ABC transporter ATP-binding protein: protein MADVSLNEIRKTFGAVEVIKGVDLDIKSGEFIVFVGPSGCGKSTLLRMIAGLEDITAGSLAIGGKDMTDEDPAKRGIAMVFQTYALYPHMTVRENMGFALRFAGMNKKEIETRVMEAARMLELEPYLDRKPKALSGGQRQRVAIGRAIVRHPDVFLFDEPLSNLDAELRVHMRAELSALHDRLKTTMIYVTHDQVEAMTLADRIVVLRGGKVEQIGTPLELFNTPANLFVAGFIGSPAMNFLPATVTDYDNDSLKLSLLGSEAMEVPFEAARPDGATVTVGVRPQHIRLAEANEPAIDMAISLVEALGTETVVYGEAGNGERLMAVLGGQHQLKTGTTIRVAFDTTAVHIFDEAGKRISR, encoded by the coding sequence ATGGCTGATGTTTCCCTCAACGAAATCCGCAAGACCTTCGGCGCCGTCGAGGTCATCAAGGGCGTCGATCTCGACATCAAGTCGGGCGAGTTCATCGTCTTCGTCGGGCCATCCGGTTGCGGAAAGTCGACGCTTCTGAGGATGATTGCGGGGCTCGAGGACATCACCGCCGGCTCGCTTGCCATCGGCGGCAAGGACATGACCGACGAGGACCCGGCCAAGCGCGGCATCGCCATGGTGTTCCAGACCTATGCGCTCTATCCGCACATGACGGTTCGGGAGAACATGGGCTTCGCCCTGCGTTTCGCCGGCATGAACAAGAAGGAAATCGAGACCCGGGTGATGGAAGCCGCCCGCATGCTGGAGCTCGAACCCTATCTCGATCGCAAGCCGAAGGCGCTGTCCGGCGGCCAGCGCCAGCGCGTCGCCATCGGCCGCGCCATCGTGCGCCATCCGGATGTGTTCCTGTTCGACGAACCGCTCTCCAACCTTGATGCGGAACTGCGCGTGCACATGCGCGCCGAACTATCGGCTCTCCATGACCGGCTGAAGACGACAATGATCTATGTCACCCACGACCAGGTGGAGGCGATGACGCTGGCCGACCGGATCGTGGTGCTGCGCGGAGGCAAGGTCGAGCAGATCGGCACCCCGCTCGAACTCTTCAACACGCCGGCCAATCTTTTCGTCGCCGGCTTCATCGGCTCGCCGGCGATGAACTTCCTGCCCGCGACCGTGACCGACTACGACAATGATAGCCTGAAACTCAGCCTGCTCGGCTCGGAGGCGATGGAGGTGCCTTTCGAAGCCGCACGTCCCGACGGGGCTACGGTCACCGTCGGCGTCCGGCCGCAGCATATCCGCCTTGCCGAGGCGAACGAACCGGCGATCGACATGGCAATCAGTCTCGTCGAGGCACTTGGAACGGAAACCGTCGTCTATGGCGAGGCCGGTAACGGCGAGCGGCTGATGGCCGTGCTCGGCGGCCAGCATCAGTTGAAGACCGGAACCACCATCCGCGTCGCTTTCGATACGACCGCCGTCCACATCTTCGATGAAGCCGGCAAGCGCATCTCGCGCTGA
- a CDS encoding oxidoreductase translates to MIKRRMLLSALAATLLFGVGDLSASELRQPDGPIILTVEGAITNVNTPDGKAEFDMAMLDALPQRRFRTATIWTSGVSEFSGPTLTALLAFVGAKGKTLRLTALNEYAVEMPAADAFADGPILATRKDGRTLSVRDNGPLWLIYPFDDEPAYKTEVTYSRSIWQLKSIEVKD, encoded by the coding sequence ATGATAAAAAGGCGCATGCTTCTTTCCGCATTGGCAGCCACCCTGCTTTTCGGCGTCGGCGATCTCAGCGCCAGCGAGCTGCGGCAACCGGACGGCCCGATCATCCTCACGGTCGAGGGTGCTATCACCAACGTCAACACGCCCGACGGCAAGGCCGAATTCGACATGGCCATGCTCGATGCCCTGCCGCAGCGCCGTTTCAGGACGGCAACGATCTGGACCAGCGGCGTTTCGGAATTCTCCGGCCCCACCCTCACCGCTCTGCTCGCGTTTGTCGGCGCAAAGGGCAAGACGCTCAGGCTGACAGCGCTAAACGAATACGCGGTCGAGATGCCCGCGGCGGATGCGTTTGCCGATGGTCCGATCCTCGCCACCCGCAAGGATGGCCGGACGCTCTCCGTTCGCGACAACGGCCCGCTATGGCTCATATATCCGTTTGACGATGAGCCCGCCTACAAGACAGAAGTCACCTATTCGCGTAGCATATGGCAGTTGAAGTCGATCGAGGTCAAAGACTGA